From the genome of Brachionichthys hirsutus isolate HB-005 chromosome 9, CSIRO-AGI_Bhir_v1, whole genome shotgun sequence:
TCTGTCAACATCCTTTTGAAAGAAAGGAATCCAGGAAGTGTCGCGGCTCCCAACAACTCTGCGACCAGCTAGCATGAAGTCGCGCCGAACAGCCTGCTAAACGACTGGTCCGATTATTAAATGTGACCACAAGCATCCTTAGAACCAAAGACGCGACGCGACGGTGCCACCGAGTTGTGTCATGATTAGCTTATAAGCGTTGACCGTCCGGAACGCAGTGTTAGCTTACATTAGCGATGCGGCTAATTGGTTGGCTTATCGGGAAATCAGCTAGCATTTCGTAAGAGCACAGGTTGTTCGCGAGGTTTCAGGAGCTACAATGAGAGTTACATACCGACTCAAAGTTGGCTGATTCCTCCAGAAAAAaatcacgcagcagcgagatgTTAGCTAAAAGCTAGCCTGCGTCCTGGCTGTGGTTTAGCATAGCACATTCCTTTCTCCACGTTCGAGCAGTCCCCACGCCGTTCGGCTTCGCTGTCGCACTGCGAGGCTCTTCTTCTCTTTAATAACGACGTGACCTTTGGACTGAGCGCCCTCTGCCGGCTGAAGTGCGGTGTCACAGGCATAcagcctttgatgatgatgaatatatttattagatagaatgttagagtacaagtacagtcacacagtagcatgtattacagtacaaataacgtcaaacaccctgtctaagaggagcatttcaaaaaagcccttgcgggcttgtttccgttgaaagtccttcgtacataatttTTGCCAAAAACATACGTTAAACATGCATTTCTTTAGGgacaagaaggtcacaggttcaaatccgacggGCTTtttgtggagtttgcatgttctcccagtgtctgcgtgggttctctgcaggttctcttgcttcctcccaccaccaaaaacatgcaaattaggcgtattgtttacatgtgtgtgtgtgtgtgtgattgtctccTAGCTGTAATGGTGGTTTATTTCTCATCGATCTGCCAGTACAACAAATGCTCAGCAAAGCCAGCACAAACAGTACCAGAAATGAGCgtaaacataaaaacaacaaacagaatcCAAATCTTGTTTAAATCTCACGTGTGACCGGAAACATGCACAACCCAACCCAAAGGGCTAGAAGCCAAAGAACAAAAGGCTCTACAACAGTTTCACAAATGTATTGACACAAATCAGTGATAGTTGAGTGATAGCGCATTAAATATATGtgcttaaaaaatatattttttaagcaCAGTAAATAAGCCGATGTGTCGAGGATTCCACCCCAATGCAGTCTGTAATTGGGAGAATACTGGAGGCTAACACTTTACATTGGAAGTAAACAGAATGATTTCAGTTCCTATTAAACAATTACTACCTGTGTTTTGTAAGGTTCTTTTTTAGTATTTGAAATAGACACATATACACATATAGCGTGTTTGGAGTGTGCTGTTTAAACGCAATGAGAGGTAGTTGCAGTCTGGCAACAACTGCATTCATAAAAACTAACCAAATATAAGAAggaatgattattattactaaatCTTATAAAACATTGTGAAATTCAATTCAAGTAAAATGTTGAGTGCAGTTACAGCTATACTATTGTTTAAAATGGCATCGTCTCCTCATCAGAACTTCAGCATTGCACAAAACTCATGAAGGGATATTAATCAGtctgtcttcttcttccacGTAATCGAAGCCTCTTGAGAAACGCGGAGTAAGACCACCCCAACACACACTGTTGCCAGACCACAAAGCATGGCGAGGCTGTCGGTTAAAGTCAGCGCTGTCCACTCCTTGAAGACGATAGCAGAACCAAGAATGGCGGTGGATGTGAACGTCACATAGTAAATGGCTTCGAATGTGCTGGAGCTGAAATGCTCCAGGGCCTTGTTGATGAAGAAAAACTGCGTTAGAATGCTGAGAGCCAGCGTTCCCAGCAGGCCCACGAAGAGAGCAAGGGCTCTGCTGCTTGAGGGCCCTTCTCCAAAGGCGTCTCGTGTGACCAGGCCAAGTGCTTTACTGCTGGGAACGGTGAAACCTCCCAAGAGGGAACATATGGCAGCGTAGACCATTATGTTTGACGTGCCATGCGCTGGAGCGATCCACACAATTAGTatgagcagcaacaggaccACCGAGACGGCATAAAGCACAACGGCTGCAGGGCGACAAAAGAGATGATATTGTCATTTATAAACAGATTATATTGGTTTCACTGACATGAAAGCACTTCTAATGATTAGTTCCTCCTTAACAATTCTGGAGGACACGTTTATCAATTACTGGAATGAATTAAAGGCAGGAACACAAAAATGGCCTTTGTCACCTGGGTCTGACAGCCTCTCTTCTAACTCCAGTCTCGATGTTACGGCCTGTGCTTTAGGGGCGTGGATGATCAGCACGGTGGAGCCACAGCAGCACAATACACAGCCAAGCTTCCCCAGAGCATTTAAATGCTCCTTCAAGATCCACGAGGACAGCACAGCCCTGCATCACACAAGAGCGTCTTGTTGTTAGATGAATGGAGCAGTTCAGGGTCCTGAAAAGGGTTAATAGTGTACAAAATCTGGACAACGTACACATTGAGATTAAAGCAGGAGGGGATGGCTGATCGCTCCAGTGGTTCAtacatatttaaatagtttTAATGGTAACAATAGGCAACAAACCTGCCTGATCAGCAACTGTATGTTCAGACTCAGATTTAGTTCAGGCTCTAATTTAGAGTAGAGCTACCCACGAAGCTGCATGAAAATGACCaggagtgtttttatttaaataactgGCACACCGCAgtacggtggtgcagtggtcaGTGCTGTTgccctcacagcaagaaggtctcAGGTTCAgggggggcctttctgtgaggagtttgtatgttctccccgtgtccgcgcaGGTCGTCTCCGGGTTccaaagaagatgaatgaatgaactggCATGCAGATGACGATGCAAAACAATTATCTGTAATTTAGCTATAAGGACATTGTGCTGCTTTATAACATTTTAGTTACTTTCAATAATCCCCAGTCCACAATCTTACTTACCCAAATAAGACTCCCAGTGCTCCCAGTGGTGCCACCATCACCGCAGGGGCCACATTGTATGCCAAGAAATTGCCAATTTGGCCAACAACCActaaaaaaagattattatgcattcatgaaaaataatgttaatattATAATACGGAAAAAAGGACATGATATGGTTTCTATTGTTCAATCCACAGGCGATAGATGGCGCTGTACTCACTGGACGCCGTGCCGGTCCACCACACCGCATCCGTGAGGTACGAGCCGCCTGCAAATACAGCGGAAAGTCATGGCCTTGCGACGCTTTACCTGCCTTAATGATACGAAAGACACTGCATGACATGATGAAGGCTGCATGCCCCATCCCGTGTCTACCTCTGTCACGGGATCGGAGTATTCCCTTTTTGTGAAGCACAAACGTCGACCCATTGATGAAACTTGATATTACTGCTATCACTACCCCGCCCGTGGGCGATGCGCCGCCGCGCACGGCGTCCACAGACATCAATAAATCTGGCTGTTGATCGACAAGTTACATTACAGAGCCTCAGACCAACTTCGTAGTTTGAATTAGGAAGTGTAGAAGTGCGCATGTGCAGCACCTTTGCACCCGAAGGCGCATGATGTTTGCTGGTAGTGAAAGtatttcatgcgtctgagcaaacacacaaactccctgagcagtccatCGGACAAcaccataataatacattttattttaaacgcactttacatttgaaagcaaatctcaaagtacacaatagtataaaaataaataacataaaaacaagtgataaaaatcaacaaataaaacagataaaatgaacaagcaaagggtgtgtgtactgtggtccagcgagagtcctggaactccgattccaatggcgtctattagctgcgtaaaaacatgtgaatctcatcattagccggagcagccagtcaccggacacTCACTGACTCTGTGGGAAATAGCACGGAATGaatgtttacgtgtttatgttattttccatttaggttggattttctttgtgtgcgcaacgtagattttcgccgcacgaagaccgtatcagctgtgcgtaattacgcacgagcgcaccttagagggaacgttggtcTGGGGCCTCtaagcagaaaataaattataatttcttGACAATGTCAGTAACATAAATATGACTATCCCATCGTTCTTTACGTGGGatcaaggcttttttttaaaataccgGTACAGTCTAATGGTGTCATAGACGTCTGCTGGTGATGTCAACAAATaatcaaaattattattattttgttacaTTCGTCCTAAATTCGTTTTCGTGTATTGAATTAGATGATAAAACATCCATTTTGAGGAATTCGTTTGTTAATGAAATACAGCGTATACTGTGCGGAAcgtcatttgaaataaaatgcgAAACACCGCCACCTACCGGTGTGCTTCTTTCGTTGCGGGTCAACCTATGTCCCGCCTCGAATGAAAAAGGAGTGCATATATTATATCACCGGTCAGCGCGAGCGGGCGGAGAAGAAGTATAGGCCAATGAATCAGCCTGCATTGCAAGCCGTCCCTCGCCGGGCTGCTGTAGCGCACGATCGATCGCTTAGATCTCGCCGTTCTGTCTACGTAATTTGTTTCCATGCCTCGTGCCCCAGCCTGTGATCTGTCAATCAAGGCTATTATGAACCTTTCATCAACGCAGCAGCGAAGCAGCTGAGGGGACGAGAATAGCTTGAGAAGAGCCCGCAGGTAATTTAGACATTTGCTATCACAATTGACGTGGTCACGCTGACACGGAATCTTGTTGTTCATCGTTGTCGGAATTATTAAAGCTAGCGTTAGCCAGCTAATGCTATGTTTTGTATTAGCTGTCTAGGAGGCTAAGAAGTTAGCTTTAGCTGCGAAGCTAAGGTGAGAATCGCAGCAGCTGGGTGCTGCCTTACTACGTACGGAACGGATGCTGCGTTGCAAGCGTCCGACTCAGTTATTGTAGATGATAACCGTGTTATAACCAGCTAGCTT
Proteins encoded in this window:
- the nipa1 gene encoding magnesium transporter NIPA1, which translates into the protein MSVDAVRGGASPTGGVVIAVISSFINGSTFVLHKKGILRSRDRGGSYLTDAVWWTGTASMVVGQIGNFLAYNVAPAVMVAPLGALGVLFGAVLSSWILKEHLNALGKLGCVLCCCGSTVLIIHAPKAQAVTSRLELEERLSDPAVVLYAVSVVLLLLILIVWIAPAHGTSNIMVYAAICSLLGGFTVPSSKALGLVTRDAFGEGPSSSRALALFVGLLGTLALSILTQFFFINKALEHFSSSTFEAIYYVTFTSTAILGSAIVFKEWTALTLTDSLAMLCGLATVCVGVVLLRVSQEASITWKKKTD